AAATGAGTATGATACATTAAAACGTGTGGTCGTTTGTCCACCTACATATATGAAAATTGAAGAAATTATTAATGAAACACAAAAGCATTATGCGGACGAAAACATTGATGAGAGCTTAGCTTCAAAGCAGCACCGTCAATTTGTCGAATGTCTTCAAAAAGAAGGGATTGAAGTCATCGCACTATCTGCACAAGAGCCATTTCCAGAACAAGTATTTACACGGGATATTGGCTATACGCTCGGAGATACCGTTATTGTCACGAAAATGGGCAGCGAAATTCGAAGCGGAGAAGAACAAGTGCTAGCCGATTGGCTGCAGCAGCAAGGTATTCCTTTCCATCAGGTACCGGACCACTCCATTGAAGGTGGAGATGTGCTGATTGATGGACAAGCTATTTTTATTGCACTCAGCGACCGTACAAGTAAAGAAGGCGTGGAGCATATCCAAGAGCTGCTTCCAGCGTATGAGGTTGTTCCGATTCCTATTGATCGGTCTTATCTTCATCTTGATTGTGTGTTAAATATTTTATCATCTACAGAAGCGCTTGTATTTTCACCCGCTTTACATGAAAAAGAATTAAATTTACTTCGCATGAAATATGATTTAATTGAAGTAACAAAAGAAGAGCAGTTTACGATGGGAACCAATGTATTATCCATCGGTAATCAACGGGTGATCAGTCTTCCAATGAATACAGAAGTGAATGAAGAGTTAAGGAAACGAGGCTATAAAGTAATTGAAGTTGATATATCTGAAATTATTAAATCCGGCGGTTCTTTCCGCTGCTGTACAATGCCTCTTGAACGAGTGTAAAAAAGCTTAAAAAGAAAAAAAGATCTCGGCGATAGGCAGGGATCTTTTTTTTGAAGGATATTGTATAAAATTTCAAGTGAAAGGAACATTAACCTATATAAGCTGTTGAAGGAAAGGAGTGATAAACATGGCAAATCGTAATCCTATTTTAGTTCAAGGTGCTGAACAGCTTCTTGATCAGTTAAAAACGGAAATCGCGGGAAGACTTAACGTTCAGCTTGGCGCGGAACAAACGGCTCGCGCAAATGGTTCTGTTGGTGGAGAAATGACGAAGCATCTTGTTGCGATGGCGCAGCAGCAATTAAGCGGTGCACAAGGACACATTCGCTAGTCTGCTCTACATAAACACTTTGATGAAAAGTTCTGGCTCTTTTGAGCCGGAACTTTTTTTGTGTAGGAAACATCATTCTACTTTCTCATGGTCGCTTGATTTGAGATTTTGCTCGAAATTCTCCACTTTCAAGGTTGAAAAGTGCATAAAATGGGAAAAGAACAAAAAAAGAGAAAGTAGAGGTTTATCATGAAAAAGCTATTATCATTTGGAAAAAGTCTTGGTAAAGAAATTCAAGAAGACCAAGCAACGGGACTAGCGGCTGAGCAAGCCTATTATTATATGCTATCATTATTCCCTATGCTTATTTTACTGATATCGATTGTTCCGTATCTATCGATTAAACCGGAAGAGGCAATCGATCTTCTTCAAAGCGTTATGCCGGGAGAAACGGCTGCAATCTTTAAAGATAACGTAGCTCAATTTGTGAGCCAACCAAACGGCGGGTTACTGACTGTAGGGATTTTAGGAACCATTTGGTCCGCTTCAAACGGTATGAACGCCTTTATTCGTGCAATGAACCAAGCCTACGACGTGAAAGAACAGCGCTCGTTTATTAAAGTAAGAGGCTTGTCCATTCTTTTAACAATTGGATTAATTGTAACAATTGTTGTATCGCTTCTTTTACCAGTGTTCGGAGGGGTTTTGTTAAATTGGATAAGCGAATGGTTTTCTCTTCCTTCAGGTACAACAGTGGTTTTAAATATTCTGCGCTGGATTGTTGGTGTCGGCACTATGGTACTTGTTTTATCCGTATTATACAGATTAGCGCCAAATAAAACATTTCCTTTTGCTCACGTATGGCCCGGAGCACTCGCTGCTACGCTGCTATGGCAGCTGACATCTTTAGGGTTCTCATTTTACGTAAGCAACTTTGGCAATTATTCTGCTACTTATGGAAGCTTAGGAGGCGTAATTGTTCTGATGCTTTGGCTATTTTTAACGGGGTTAATTCTCGTCATTGGAGGAGAGATTAATGCTATTTATCACCGAAACAAAACGGCTGCACCTCCTAAAGATACGTCTCAGGCGATGTAATAAAAAAGGAAACCTTTATAAAGGTTTCCTTTTTTAACGTTTAAAGCTATTAACAAGCTGTTTAAATGAGTTGGCTGTATATTTGACCGAATCTTTTTTGTACTGTATATCCGTTTTAATCGCTGCTTGTGTTACTTTTAAATGGTTTGTTTTTTCTTTAATATGATCAGTTTCGTTTTGAAGATGTTGAGAAGTGGCGTTTACAGAGTTCACAGTTGGCTTGATTTTTTTATTAAATGATACGCCTGCGTAAATAAGATACGCAAGTGATGCCAAAACAACAGCTAAGCTTATATAAACAATAATCATCATTGTGCCTCCTTTGTACGTATTTATATTTATATAGGTGAGAATAAAATATATACGAATATCATCCTCTTTATTTAATTGTTATACCCATTTTTAATTAAAACAAACAAAAGCCTGCCGAGAAGACAATATATTGGATTTTTTCTGAAATTTCATTCATCATTACATATAGAGTTACCTTGAAAGGAGAGAGAAGAAAAATGCCGTTAGATCCGCATATTCAAATATTTCTAAATCAATATAACGAAATGCCCCGTCCTTCTTTAGAGGACGTTACACCCCTGCAGCTGAGGGAAATGGAAAAAATGTCTTTAACTCCTTCTAAAGAAGCAGTTAAAAAAGTATATAATGAAGAAATCCAATTAAATGAACGTACCCTCACTATACGAGTGTATGAGCCTGAAGGAACAGGGCCATTTCCCGCTCTTGTTTATTATCACGGAGGAGGCTGGGTATTAGGAAGCCTGGATACTCATGACTCCATATGCAGGTCGTATGCAAATGAAACAAACTGTATTGTAGTGTCTGTTGATTACCGCCTTGCTCCTGAGAGTAAATTTCCCGCTGCGGTGAACGATGCCTATGACGCCTTGGAGTGGATTTCAGCTCACGCGTTTCAATTAAATATTGATTCAAACAAAATTGCCGTTGGAGGAGATAGTGCCGGTGGCAACCTTGCTGCGGTTGCAAGCATTTTAGCAAAACAAAGACAAGGTCCATCCATTGTTCATCAGCTGCTTATTTATCCATCTGTAGGATTTAAAAATCAGCACCCTGCATCTATGAAAGAAAATGCCGAAGGATATCTTCTTTCAAAAGATCTTATGGATTGGTTTCGCCTTCAGTACTTAAATAATAAAGAAGAAGAACAGCATCCCTATAACGCTCCGGTATTACTAGAAGATTTATCGAGCCTGCCGAGCGCTACCATTCTTACAGCACAGTACGACCCTCTAAGAGATAGCGGAAAAGACTACGCGGACGCATTAAAAAATCATGGTGTTCCCGTCACCTACGAAAATTATGAAACAATGATTCACGGGTTTTTAGGGTTTCATGAATTTGTTCCACTCGCTCAGCAGGCGATCAATAAAAGCGCAGCTCAACTGCGTCAAGTATTTGATTCTATTTAAGGATATATAGTGTCATAAATCATATAAACTCGAAAAGAACAGCACATTGATGTGCTGTTCTTTTCTGTATTTGGAGGGAGAAAAGGTTAAAAAGAGTTTCAAAAAAATAGCCTATTATCTCTTTTAAAGTTATTTCAATGTTATAAATAAAGACAATGTTATAGAAGTTATTGAAAATGATGCTTCACAATAAAAGAAAAGATTTCATATCTTAATGAAGGTTTTTTACAAGTTGAAACAAAGTAGGTGATTAAATGTTCTATTCTAATTTTTATACTCCTTTTAACTATGCTTTCTACCCTTATTTCATGCCTTCTTTTGGACGTCCTACTGGATATGTACTGAATTCTAGTGGTGAAGTTGACAGTTGGTGGGGAAGTTATCCGTTAGGGTATCCTGCGAAAGCTCCAAAATTTTTGGGTGGGGGGCAGACGCCTATTTCAGGACCTGCAATACCATTCAGTTTCAGGGGTTATTATTGAACTGATTACAAGGGTTACTGCCGTAAAAGGTAAGAAAGATACCTACAAAATTAAAGCAGTATTTAAAGCGACTGAAAGAGATGATATTTAATTCAGTCGAGAAAGTCAATCATAGGGTCGACTTTTTATTTTAGGTAATTAACAAGTTTGATTTGGTTAATGAAGAGAAAATAATAAGTAACTAAAAGGAGGTGGAGTTATGGATTATGAACAAAAAGATTATTATATCAGTGCAAAAGAAAATGAGTATTATAAAGTAATAAATGTAGTAGGTCATATGTTAGAGGAAGCACAAAGTAATAATAAATATCCAGTATGGGGCGAAAAACTAAGAACTGAGCTAAAAGAAAGTGCTGGTAATAACCTTACTCCATGGCATTTTAATATGATAATATCCACACTTTTAGATTATGTACCTGAAGAAGTAAAAAAATAAATCTAATGCTAAGTCACTCTGAAGAGTGGCTTTTTATTATATCTATAGTATGCAAATTAAAATATGTGCTAAATAATAAATGGTAAAAAAGGTGGCTAAACAACATGCCTAAGAAGCCATCTAAGATATGTAACACAGAGGAATGTCGTCAATTAGCTTATGATACATATTGTGACAAGTGCAAAAAAGATAATCATTAAGAGTACAAGGAACAGAGAGTAGATAAGGAAGGGAAAGCCTTTTAATCTAGTAACCCATGAATTAAATTATGCAATAGGAAGAAGAGATTAAATCCTTTAGATGAAGTCTGTCTTGAAGAGGGCAGGTGTACTCCTATTGAAATAGCCTATCACCTTATAGAAGTTAAAGAGGATTGGAGTAAAACTTATAGAGTGATTGTAAAGCACATCACCATAAGGTTCACTTTGGTGTAGATGGTAAGAAGTACACGAACATTAAGAAGATAAGAGAACCTATTAGAGAATGCTTATTTACAGAAAAGCAAGTAAAAGAATTATTAAAAGCTATAGAAAGTATAATGATGGATTACATTAATTATAGGAAAGAAAATGCAGAGAATGAGAATGATTCAAAAAGAAAATTATCGAAAAACTGATAAGGGAAATAATTGAATATATAAAAAAATAACCTTTTTCGTGATATTATTTACTCGTTAAGGGGCTGTGTGTTGTGAATGAACAATTAAAACCTGAGGAAATTAGCATAGAAGTTAAACTTGAGCTTCTAAAGATATGTAATGACGTAATGAACAATATAGGGACCCCTAAAGAATTAATTAAGGACTTAGAAAAATTAGTTAGTCAAATCAATTTATCAGTTTAATGTAACACTCCATACAAAGAAAAGTTAAGGGGAGAATGCTGTGAAAAAGTTGTTAGTTGGTAGCATTTTGTTGTCTTTGAGTTTCACTATGGGAGCATGTGACCAAAGGGAAGAGAAGAACGCTGAGAATTCTAAGGAAGAAACTGCTGTAAAGCCAGAAAAAAAGACTAATGAAAGAGAATTAAATAAGAAATCTGAATCTCAACAAATTCAAGATGAACAGAAAGATTTACGTGTGCCTACGCTACAAAAGTTGAAGTAGAAAGAAAGGCTAAGGAATTAGCAGAACAAAAAGTAAAAGAAGAAGCGGAAGCTAAACGACAAGTAGAAATAGCCGAACAACAAAGACAACAAAAGATTGCCGAAGAACAACGTATAGCAGCTGAACAAGCAGAGCAAAAGAAGGAAGCGGAATCTCCAGTTAGTCAAGAAACAATCGATAATTATGAAGCAAATCAAGCTGAAACATGGGCTGAAGAGGCTGAGATTGAGGAGGAACTGAATAAGGAAGAAGAAGAAAGATTAGCTAAAGAACAGGCAGAACAAGAAGCATATGAAGCTCAAATCATTGCTGAACAAGATGCTAATTCAAAGGAACAGATTCAAAAAGAAATTGATGAAGAAGGATATAGTCAAACATCATACTATTGCGATCAAGTTATGACTGCTGTGCAAAGAGGGGATATGACTAAAGAAGAAGCTGGAGGTTGTTTGAAATAATTTAATTATAATTTCAAGAATTTCCTTTGGAATTATTTTCTTATTTCTATTGATAAAAAAACCACCTAAATGGTACAATAGACTTATAAAAACATAATGGAATGTTGTTTTCACAGAGTTCATTGACATTAAGTAAGGTGATTTTTTGAATGATAAAAAACAAGTAGGTCAGCTGATTCAAGATCTGCGAAAGATTGCGGAAATGACAACTGTCGAGTTATCAGAAGGAATTTGTACAGAAGAAGAGCTACATCGATTTGAACAAGGTGAAATTCATGCAAGCAGTGAAGTTCTCTATCATTTATCGAAACGCTTAGGGGTTCCGATGAATTATTTCTTTGAAGCAGGAGAGCTAACGCCCAACGATTATTCAAAAGAAATTAAATCGACCATTAGGCATTATATACGAAAACGCGATTATGCAACCGTGTTACATATGGTGGATAAAGAAAAAGATAATCCTATGTTTCAAGATCCTTTTCACGCACAATTTTTCCTATGGCACGAAGCCATATGTGATTATTATATTGGAAATAAATTTGAGCAAGCGCTTCGTAAATTGGAAAAAGCGATTGCGTTCACGCGTACGAGCGAACAGTTTTATTCAGAAAAAGAGATTGCTATTTTAAATAGTATTGCCATTATTTACGAAGAAGAAGGTCATTTAAAAAAAGCGTTCAGTACGTTTATGGAAGGATTGCAGCATATTGCTTTGCTTCCTAAGTTAAAAGATCCTCTTGTCAAAATTCGAATTTTATATGGATTATCACATGCGCTTTTGCAAATGGAACGTTATGAAAAGTCGGTTAAATATGCACAAGCAGGACTAGAGCTGTGTATTCAGCATGAGACGCTTTATTTATTAGGAGAACTGCACTATCAAATTGGAGAAGCACTCTGTCAGCTTGGTGAGCTTAAAGAAGGAATAGCTTACCTAGAAAAAGCTATTACTGTTTTTGAAATTGAGCAAAATGAAGCGTTTGTGACCATTATTAAAGAAGAGATGTCTAAATATCAAGAAACAAAAAAGAAGAGCTGACAGCTCTTCTTTTTTATCTCCAATACACTGGGTGTGGGTAAAACGGACGAGGACGAGGGTAAAAGTAAGGGGGGTGGTAATAAATAGGACGTGGGTAAGGGTAAGGATAAAATGGACGTGGGCGAGGATATGGATAATAACCATAAGGGAATCTTTCTTCAGTTTTTTGGGGATTGGAATAATAATCATAGCCATATTGATACTCTTCTAAAGGTTGTTCCGGGTAATATGGGTAATTCACTCTTTTCACCGCCTAAGTTTTTATGCTTTTTACTGTATTCAATATAGAAAGAATTGGAGTATGTACCCATCAAACTTTTAATTTGAAAAAGGCGGGAGACAAGGAGTATTTTGAAAGCAAAAACAAATTAACTTTCCTTCTCGTTTTCTTGTAAGTTATCAGCACCGGGAAGGTTGGGAGGTTCGAAGCTTTTAATAAAAGAAGCGTAAGCAATCGTGTCTTTAATAGGATTTACATAAGATAATGGTTGACCTCGGTAGCTGAAATTAAATGTAATCCAAGCAAAATCTTTATTATTGTTGGAAATTAGTTTTGCATTATGTATAAAAGCAGATGCGGCAATCATCGCATCCGGGCCTTTAATTTTTTTATTTGATTCTATTTTGGCTTTTCTGCGAATTTGAGCTGCTAGCTGTGCAATTTCACTTGTAACGTCTACAATCTTATCGGTCATATCGTAAATATAATGATTTTTTACTGCTTTGACTTGAGGATTTGTTTCTACTTCCCAATGCGACAGAAGTTCCATTTGTACAACGGTAGGCATTAAAAATTCCGTATTATTTGAAATAAGTTCATTAATATATTCCACAACTTCTGGATAATTAAGCGCATGTGAAGCCCAAATGTTTGTATCAATGATTACTTTTTCACCCAACACAAATCGTTCACTCCTCTCTACTAGCCATTCGCACGAGCTCTTCTAACCCAAAAGGTGAGTAAAGAGCCGCGGATTCTGAAAGCTGATTGCTTAATAGAAGCTTTTCGTATTTAGTTAATCTAGTTTTGGCAGATTTTATGAGCCTTTCTTGTGTGCCGTTTACCACTTGATCTTTTTTATCATACGTGCGTAGAACTTTATTTTGAGGTTTATATTTAAGATTTTTTTTATTCACAGGGGGTGAGGAAGGTGGTTGCGGTGAGGGTTTTGTGTAAATTTTTCCATTTATTTTTATTTTGAAGTGCTTCTGAACTTCCTTGCTGTACGTTCCTTTTTTGTCATCTACCAAGCGCTGTGCTTTCATGATATCCCTGCCTTTTATATAAATTTATATAGTATATGTGATGAAGTTTTTTCTTACTATTCCTTTTATATAAAAAGATTAAAAAAGTTAGCTGCCGGGAGTTATTGAATTAATTGATGTTTGCCTGTTGGGTGATGATCTCAGCCAATACCGGACAAAGGTTTAAAAACATGATATCGTGTAAGAGAAATAAATTAGTATAGGTTAGAGAAGGAACTAGGCAACAATACGGTGTTTTATTACCGATTTGGTCCGTCCTCATTTATGAGATTTTGCTAAAATGTAAAAACCTACATATTTCCTTCCGAGATCATCCATACTTTATTGACAAAGGAAAATTAATCATGGTATATTATCTTTAATTAAAGATATTTAAATTAAAGATAAATAACGAATGATAAACTATACGATTTATCCGGAGGAATGTAGAATGAACCACTTAAAAGGAATACACCACGTAACGGCTATTACGAGCAGCGCAGAAAAGAATTATGAATTTTTCACCTATGTGTTAGGCATGCGCTTAGTAAAAAAAACGGTCAATCAAGATGATATTCAAACGTATCATTTGTTTTTCGCAGATGATAAAGGCAGTGCCGGAACGGACATGACTTTTTTTGATTTTCCAGGAATTCCAAAAGGTTCTCACGGAACAAATGAAATTTCAAAAACATCTTTCCGCGTTCCAAATGATGAGGCTTTAGACTATTGGGTAAAGCGCTTTGATCGCTTAGAAGTGAAGCATACGGGGATTCAAGAGCTATTTGGGAAAAAGACGCTTTCGTTTGTTGATTTTGATGATCAGCAGTATCAGTTAATTTCCGATGAAGGAAATCAAGGAGTTGAATCAGGCACTCCTTGGCAAAAAGGTCCTGTACCTCTTCAATACGCTATTACGGGACTCGGTCCTATCTTTATTCGTATCGCCGAGTTTAATTACTTTAAAGAAATGATGGAAAAAGTCCTTTTATTTAAAGAGATTGCTCAAGAAGGAAATCTCCATCTATTTGAAGTAGGAGAAGGGGGAAACGGTGCGCAAGTAGTAGTCGAACACAACGAAAAACTTCCGCAGGCTCAGCAAGGTTTTGGAACGGTTCATCACGTTGCTTTTCGCGTAGAAAATCGACAGGCTCTTGAAGAATGGATTAACCGAATGCCAAGCTTCGGTTTCCATACGTCTGGTTATGTGAATCGTCACTTCTTTGAATCGTTGTATGCAAGAGTGGCTCCGCAAATTTTATTTGAATTTGCGACAGATGGACCAGGATTTATGGGAGATGAACCTTACGAAACGCTCGGAGAAAAATTATCACTTCCTCCATTTTTAGAGCCAAAACGTGCAGAAATTGAGAAGCTCGTGCGTCCGATTGATACAGTAAGAAGTACAAAAGAGTTTGTGAAAGAATAGTACACAAAAAACGCTCAAATAGCTATTTGAGTGTTTTTTGATGTTTTCTACTTTTACATATATCTGTCGCGAATGTTTACTTGAACAATGCCAATGTTCTACAAGGAAGGAGTAGGAGTGGGTTGTGCATAGCCTTCCTTATATTTTTCATCGATGTCTTTGCGAATATCTTTTATTGATTTGCCTCGGTTATAGTCGAGCATAGCTTTAGCTGCAATTTCTATACACAATCCGCATTTTGTTCCATGATCATCCCAGACAACTGCTCCATTTCTTTTGTTTTTAAAAATAAAGCAGTCATAGCTATTTTTGTGATTCGCTTCCATGCCACATCCACAGTAGCAAGGGATTTTTTCAAGTAGTTCACGATTTTTAGCAACGGATAGATAAACTAGCTTCATGTCTTTAGGCTGGTTCTTCAAAAACTGTGGTAAAACATCTGCTCCTGGAGTCTCTTCGCGAATATCAGCAACTGCAGCTTTATGATGTTCATGACCTGAATGTGCAGAAGAGTTTGTAGCAGAAGAAGTTGTTGTATTGTTTGAGCAAGCTGATAATCCAATACTTGTAGCGAGAAGCCCCAACAAAATAATTGATTTTTTCAATACAATTAACATCCTTTCATGTCAAAATAAATGATAGTTTCATCATACACGGCAGTTTATCTATGTAGATAATCAAATACCTGCTTGTTTATATCTAATTCTCTATAAGTATGCAGAGCGGTTATCGTGTATGATAGAGATGGACGAGGAAAAAACATGAAGCATGAATTTCTCATAAGGTGCGTTTTGTAAGTGATTGTACAGAAGGAGAAAGTGAACGGAGGTTAAACAGTAGTGAGTGAACAAAATCAACGTCTTTTTGAATATATTTTAGAGAATTCAGCCTCTATCAGTGAAGAATGGCTGCACCAAAGAAGTAATATTAAAGGATCGATTTACTCAAAGGACGCAGACGCATCAGTTGAGAAAAAGCTGCGCGAGCAGCATCGTTATACGATCGAAACAATTGCGAGCGGCTTTCTTGACGATCAAGAGATTTTTAAACAACGTATGATGAAATGGACGACGGAAGTAGTAAACAGCAGAATTAAATTTGATACGCCGATTTACGAAGTGGTAGAAGCGCTAAGCAAAACAAGAAAAATTATTTGGACATATGTCAAAACATATAGCCTGATACATTCATCTATTACAAAAGAAGATATACTGTCTTGGAGTGAAGTTTATCATACAACATTTGATAAACTCATTAATGAATTTTCCGAACAGTATTATAAAATCACAAGGCAAAAAATAAGTCTTCAGCAAGAGCTAATCGACGAAACGAGTTTTCCTGTTATTCCAATTGTAGACCACATCGCGGTCTTGCCTTTGGTAGGGCTTATTGATGAAATCAAAGGTGATTCCATTATCGAGGTTGTTCCAAAAAGGTGTGCAGAAAAACATATAAGGCATTTAGTCATTGACTTATCGGGTGTAAATTATGTAGATACGTATGTCGCTCACAAATTTTTTGATTTGATTAACATTTTGCAGCTGCTAGGCATCCATGCGATTATGTCAGGAGTGAGTCCTGACATGGCTCAGACGGCTGTTAATGTAGGAATCAGTTTTAATAAAATTGAAACGTTCGGACATTTAAAACAAGCGCTCTCTTCGCTTGGTGTAAAGAAAAAAGAAGAGGAATAAAGTATAGAAATGCTAGATCGAAACGGAACTGTTTGAGACCTTTACTTTCAGTTCCGTTTTTTTGTTTGTCTATATTCTGTATATGAAAATATGAAATAATATTCTGCTGCATTCAAAATTTTGTAAGCATGTCTTACAAACTCCTTTTCATATGGGGACAAATGGAAGATACTAAGGAGCAAACAAACGGCGGTTTTCTATGACAAACGTCTCGTTTAGCTCAAGAATGGAGGTGTAAAGAGAAGAATAAGAGAAGTACATAATGAGATAGTTAAAGCCTTAGATAAGTACTGATAAGCCGTGTGATTAAGGAGGAGTTCTATGAAAAAAATTTATCTTCTTTGCCTGCTTCCGTTTGTAGGAATATTAGGTTCATTGCCTTTTGTTAACAAAGTGACGCCGTTTATTTTAGGGATGCCTTTTTTTCTTTTTTGGATTGTTATGTGGGTAATCCTTACATCTTTTATTATGGGTATTGTGTACAAGCTCGATCCTGCTGTTAAAGGAGGAGATAAACAATGAATACCGCACTGATTATTATTTTCGGTTTTTTACTTTTAGCTATTTATCTTGGAATTCGAGCTACGCGGGGCAAAAAAATGGATTTAGAACAGTGGAGCGTAGGGGGCAGAGGTTTTGGAACTATTTTTGTCTTCTTTTTGATGGCGGGTGAAATCTATACTACTTTTACGTTTCTAGGTGGAAGCGCTTGGGCATATGGGAAAGGAGGGCCGGCGTTTTATATTTTAGCCTATATTTCTTTAGCGTACGTGTTAGGGTATTGGATTGGTCCGCAAATATGGCGATATGCGAAGCAGCATAAGCTTATGTCTCAGCCGGATTTTTTTGTTTCAAAATACAAAAGTCCGTTTCTTGGTATCGTTGTTTCATGTGCAGGGGTGCTGGCAATTGTTCCTTATATTATTTTACAATTCAAAGGCCTAGGTATTATTGTATCTGAAGCTTCTTATGGCTCTATCTCTTCAACTGCAGCCATTTGGATTGGAGCCATATCATTAACGGTTTACTTAATGATATCAGGCATACATGGTTCTGCTTGGACGGCTATTGTGAAAGATATTATGATTTTTATTGTTGTCTTATTTTTAGGAATATATATGCCGTTTCATTACTACGGAGGCTTACAGCCAATGTTTGAGGCTGTGCATCAAGCAAATCCAACGTTTCTTACTCTTCCCAAGACAGGTCTCAGTATTTCGTGGTTTATTTCTACAGTCATGCTGACCGTATTAGGATTTTACATGTGGCCGCATACGTTTAATGCAACGTATTCAGCTGAAAACGAGAATGTATTTAGAAAGAATTCTATTATAAGTCCTATTTATACGTTAATGCTGCTTTTTGTCTTTTTTGTAGGGTTTACTGCTCTTATGCAGGTACCTGGACTACAAGGCGCAGAAGCGGACTTGTCACTGCTTCGTCTTTCCATTCAAACATTTGACCCGTGGATTGTCGGCTTTATCGGCGCAGCTGGTTTATTAACAGCGCTTGTGCCTGGATCGATGCTCTTGATGGCAGCTTCTACGTCACTATCTAAAAACGTTTACGGCGTGCTTGTTCCCTCAGCGACGGGCAAACAAATTTCGATACTGGCTAAATGCTTCGTACCAGTCATTGCGCTTGTTTCAGTCTATTTTACAATTCATGGAGGGAATACAATTGTAACGCTTTTACTAATGGGCTACAGCATTGTGACGCAGCTGTTTCCTGCTTTTATTTTTAGTTTAATGAAAAACAATATCGTGACTAAATACGGGGCGTGTGCAGGTATTGTTGCCGGCATTGCGTCTGTGATGTATATAACGATTACTGAAACAACGCTTGGCACGTTGTTTCCTGCGTTGCCACAAATCATTAAAGATACAAATGTCGGCGTCATTTCTTTATTTATTAATTTAGTTGTATTAATGGTGGTTAGTTTAGCAACAAAAAAAATCGCCTCACAGCCGCATTTTGAAAGCGGGGCAGTAGATGGCAAACAGATTTTATGAAAATCTTTTTCCAATTGCGTTTTAAGAACATCATGAAGGGTATAAAAGTAGTGCATCACCAAAATGTTCAATATGGCTGCAAGACGTAAGCAGCCTTCTCGATAAAATGTAACGATTGCGTTGTTTTTAAACATAGGTAACGAGTGTGAAAAGCAACAAGACGTATGCCACAAGCGGTGTACGTCTTTTCTATGAAAGATATTCACCTAAAAAAGGAGATGATAACATGACATCTGAAAAAGCATTTGAGCAAAAGAAAGATCTTTTAATGAATCAAATTATTGAATCGGGTTACTTTAAAGCAGAAGACGGGAGACATTTGTACGAATTGAATTTAAGTGAACTAGAACAAACGCATCACGACCTTCAAAGCCAAAAGGTAAGAGAAGTATAATTTGAATCTTCTAGATTATTA
The genomic region above belongs to Priestia megaterium and contains:
- a CDS encoding dimethylarginine dimethylaminohydrolase family protein encodes the protein MQMKQPAKMTNSYGCKNEYDTLKRVVVCPPTYMKIEEIINETQKHYADENIDESLASKQHRQFVECLQKEGIEVIALSAQEPFPEQVFTRDIGYTLGDTVIVTKMGSEIRSGEEQVLADWLQQQGIPFHQVPDHSIEGGDVLIDGQAIFIALSDRTSKEGVEHIQELLPAYEVVPIPIDRSYLHLDCVLNILSSTEALVFSPALHEKELNLLRMKYDLIEVTKEEQFTMGTNVLSIGNQRVISLPMNTEVNEELRKRGYKVIEVDISEIIKSGGSFRCCTMPLERV
- a CDS encoding YihY/virulence factor BrkB family protein, translating into MKKLLSFGKSLGKEIQEDQATGLAAEQAYYYMLSLFPMLILLISIVPYLSIKPEEAIDLLQSVMPGETAAIFKDNVAQFVSQPNGGLLTVGILGTIWSASNGMNAFIRAMNQAYDVKEQRSFIKVRGLSILLTIGLIVTIVVSLLLPVFGGVLLNWISEWFSLPSGTTVVLNILRWIVGVGTMVLVLSVLYRLAPNKTFPFAHVWPGALAATLLWQLTSLGFSFYVSNFGNYSATYGSLGGVIVLMLWLFLTGLILVIGGEINAIYHRNKTAAPPKDTSQAM
- a CDS encoding PIN domain-containing protein, translated to MLGEKVIIDTNIWASHALNYPEVVEYINELISNNTEFLMPTVVQMELLSHWEVETNPQVKAVKNHYIYDMTDKIVDVTSEIAQLAAQIRRKAKIESNKKIKGPDAMIAASAFIHNAKLISNNNKDFAWITFNFSYRGQPLSYVNPIKDTIAYASFIKSFEPPNLPGADNLQENEKES
- a CDS encoding ring-cleaving dioxygenase, producing MNHLKGIHHVTAITSSAEKNYEFFTYVLGMRLVKKTVNQDDIQTYHLFFADDKGSAGTDMTFFDFPGIPKGSHGTNEISKTSFRVPNDEALDYWVKRFDRLEVKHTGIQELFGKKTLSFVDFDDQQYQLISDEGNQGVESGTPWQKGPVPLQYAITGLGPIFIRIAEFNYFKEMMEKVLLFKEIAQEGNLHLFEVGEGGNGAQVVVEHNEKLPQAQQGFGTVHHVAFRVENRQALEEWINRMPSFGFHTSGYVNRHFFESLYARVAPQILFEFATDGPGFMGDEPYETLGEKLSLPPFLEPKRAEIEKLVRPIDTVRSTKEFVKE
- a CDS encoding helix-turn-helix domain-containing protein, translated to MNDKKQVGQLIQDLRKIAEMTTVELSEGICTEEELHRFEQGEIHASSEVLYHLSKRLGVPMNYFFEAGELTPNDYSKEIKSTIRHYIRKRDYATVLHMVDKEKDNPMFQDPFHAQFFLWHEAICDYYIGNKFEQALRKLEKAIAFTRTSEQFYSEKEIAILNSIAIIYEEEGHLKKAFSTFMEGLQHIALLPKLKDPLVKIRILYGLSHALLQMERYEKSVKYAQAGLELCIQHETLYLLGELHYQIGEALCQLGELKEGIAYLEKAITVFEIEQNEAFVTIIKEEMSKYQETKKKS
- a CDS encoding alpha/beta hydrolase — its product is MPLDPHIQIFLNQYNEMPRPSLEDVTPLQLREMEKMSLTPSKEAVKKVYNEEIQLNERTLTIRVYEPEGTGPFPALVYYHGGGWVLGSLDTHDSICRSYANETNCIVVSVDYRLAPESKFPAAVNDAYDALEWISAHAFQLNIDSNKIAVGGDSAGGNLAAVASILAKQRQGPSIVHQLLIYPSVGFKNQHPASMKENAEGYLLSKDLMDWFRLQYLNNKEEEQHPYNAPVLLEDLSSLPSATILTAQYDPLRDSGKDYADALKNHGVPVTYENYETMIHGFLGFHEFVPLAQQAINKSAAQLRQVFDSI
- a CDS encoding alpha/beta-type small acid-soluble spore protein is translated as MANRNPILVQGAEQLLDQLKTEIAGRLNVQLGAEQTARANGSVGGEMTKHLVAMAQQQLSGAQGHIR